Proteins from a genomic interval of Verrucomicrobium sp.:
- a CDS encoding nuclear transport factor 2 family protein, producing the protein MNPTEAGRPPLPPFTLETAAEKVRLAEDAWNSRDPVRVSLAYTPDSTWRNRAEFLTGREEIVRFLKRKWARELDYRLIKELWGFRENRMAVRFSYEWRDDAGNWFRSHGNELWEFAPNGQMARRLASINDHPIAAAERKFHWPLGRRPDGHPGLSAMGL; encoded by the coding sequence ATGAATCCGACCGAAGCCGGGCGGCCTCCCCTGCCGCCCTTTACCCTGGAAACGGCGGCGGAGAAGGTCCGCCTGGCCGAGGACGCATGGAACAGCCGCGACCCCGTGCGGGTTTCCCTGGCCTACACGCCGGACAGCACCTGGCGCAACCGCGCCGAGTTCCTGACGGGCCGGGAAGAGATCGTCCGCTTCCTCAAACGGAAGTGGGCGCGGGAACTGGACTACCGCCTGATCAAGGAACTGTGGGGTTTCCGCGAAAACCGCATGGCCGTCCGTTTCTCCTACGAATGGCGGGACGACGCGGGCAACTGGTTCCGCTCCCACGGCAACGAGCTGTGGGAATTCGCCCCCAACGGCCAAATGGCCCGCCGCCTGGCCAGCATCAACGACCATCCCATCGCCGCCGCGGAACGGAAATTCCACTGGCCCTTGGGCCGCCGCCCGGACGGGCACCCCGGCCTCTCCGCAATGGGGCTGTAA
- a CDS encoding AraC family transcriptional regulator, whose protein sequence is MSDQFRVSKIMPERLREHGLSARAVLRQAGLPDSLFQEDIPYVTTAELFSLWRAIGTLSPDPEIGLKLGYEPRFERYQPTAIAAVCSRSFRDALQRIARYKRLTCPEEIRVRTSRQEASVEAAYTRAEEAEPDVLVDLVLSWIKGIGDRGTQGRIVPLRLELVRPEAHARRLEAHFGCPVRFQARRNALVFRDADLDLPFLTYNEELLAAIGAQLESELKTRGGTLDLGEQIKHSLKRSLAGKRPTLQDIARELGMSARTLQRRLTDAEVTFQQLVEATRRELARQYLSQRTIELKEAAFLLGYEDANSFFRAFQEWEGTSPGAWRARRLAA, encoded by the coding sequence GTGAGCGACCAATTCCGTGTTTCCAAAATCATGCCGGAGCGCCTGCGGGAGCACGGCCTCTCGGCCCGGGCGGTGCTGCGCCAGGCGGGCCTGCCGGACAGCCTCTTTCAGGAAGACATCCCCTACGTCACCACCGCGGAACTCTTCTCCCTCTGGCGGGCGATCGGCACGCTGAGCCCCGATCCGGAGATCGGGCTGAAACTCGGGTACGAGCCCCGCTTCGAACGCTACCAGCCCACCGCGATCGCCGCGGTGTGCAGCCGCTCCTTCCGGGACGCGCTGCAGCGGATCGCCCGCTACAAGCGGCTGACCTGCCCGGAGGAAATCCGCGTCCGCACCAGCCGCCAGGAAGCGTCGGTGGAGGCCGCCTACACGCGGGCGGAGGAAGCGGAACCGGACGTGCTCGTCGACCTGGTGCTCTCCTGGATCAAGGGCATCGGCGACCGGGGCACCCAGGGCAGGATCGTTCCCCTGCGCCTGGAGTTGGTCCGCCCGGAAGCGCACGCCCGGCGGCTGGAGGCCCACTTCGGCTGCCCCGTCCGCTTCCAGGCCCGGCGCAACGCCCTGGTCTTCCGCGACGCCGACCTCGACCTCCCTTTCCTCACCTATAACGAGGAATTGCTCGCCGCCATCGGCGCCCAGCTGGAATCGGAGCTGAAGACACGCGGCGGCACGCTGGACCTGGGAGAGCAGATCAAGCACAGCCTGAAACGCTCCCTGGCGGGCAAGCGGCCGACCCTCCAGGACATTGCCCGGGAACTGGGCATGAGCGCCCGGACCCTGCAACGCCGCCTGACGGACGCGGAAGTCACCTTCCAGCAGCTGGTGGAGGCGACCCGCCGGGAGCTGGCCCGGCAGTACCTTAGCCAGCGCACCATCGAGCTGAAGGAGGCGGCCTTCCTCCTGGGCTACGAGGACGCCAATTCGTTTTTTCGCGCCTTCCAGGAATGGGAGGGCACTTCCCCCGGCGCCTGGCGCGCCCGCCGCCTGGCGGCCTGA
- a CDS encoding aldo/keto reductase: MQTRKLGNSGLEVSALGLGCMGLSFGLGPATEKQEAVRLIQSAFEQGVTFFDTAEAYGPGANEELLGEALAAVRDKVVIATKFGFKDGVPTTGTDSRPERIRRVAEESLRRLKTDRIDLFYQHRVDPAVPIEDVAGTVKELIREGKVKHFGLSEAGAQTIRRAHAVQPVAALQSEYSLWWREPEKEILPTLEELGIGFVPFSPLGKGFLTGAIDENTQFDSKDFRNVVPRFSVEARKANQALVDRIYAIAGSKNATPAQIALAWLLAQKPWIVPIPGTTKPHRLKENLGAVRVELAAADLRAIEESLTQVQVQGERYPAHFQSLVNR, translated from the coding sequence ATGCAAACGCGCAAACTCGGAAACAGCGGCCTGGAAGTCTCCGCCCTCGGCCTGGGCTGCATGGGCCTTAGCTTCGGCCTCGGCCCCGCCACGGAAAAGCAGGAAGCCGTCCGGCTCATCCAATCGGCCTTCGAACAAGGCGTCACCTTCTTCGACACGGCGGAGGCCTACGGCCCCGGCGCCAACGAGGAGCTGCTGGGCGAAGCCCTGGCCGCCGTGCGGGACAAAGTGGTAATCGCCACCAAATTCGGCTTCAAGGACGGCGTCCCCACCACCGGTACGGACAGCCGCCCGGAACGGATCCGCCGGGTGGCGGAGGAATCCCTCCGGCGCCTGAAGACCGACCGCATCGACCTCTTCTACCAGCACCGCGTCGACCCCGCCGTCCCCATCGAGGACGTGGCCGGCACCGTTAAGGAGCTGATCCGGGAAGGCAAGGTGAAGCACTTCGGCCTCTCGGAAGCGGGCGCCCAGACGATCCGCCGCGCCCACGCCGTCCAGCCCGTCGCCGCCCTTCAGAGCGAGTATTCCCTCTGGTGGCGGGAACCGGAAAAGGAAATCCTCCCCACGCTGGAGGAGCTGGGCATCGGCTTCGTCCCCTTCAGCCCGCTGGGCAAGGGCTTCCTGACCGGCGCCATCGACGAGAACACCCAGTTCGACAGCAAGGATTTCCGCAACGTCGTCCCCCGCTTCAGCGTGGAGGCCCGCAAGGCCAACCAGGCGCTCGTCGACCGGATCTACGCCATCGCGGGCAGCAAGAACGCCACCCCGGCGCAGATCGCCCTGGCCTGGCTGCTGGCGCAAAAGCCGTGGATCGTCCCCATCCCCGGCACCACCAAGCCCCACCGGCTGAAGGAAAACCTGGGCGCCGTCCGCGTCGAGCTGGCCGCCGCCGACCTCCGGGCCATCGAGGAATCCCTGACCCAAGTCCAGGTGCAGGGCGAGCGATATCCCGCCCACTTCCAGTCGCTGGTCAACCGCTAA
- a CDS encoding NAD(P)-dependent alcohol dehydrogenase translates to MSHPRTYSAKAYSAADSKSPLASSQIPRREPGDFDVQIEILFCGVCHSDLHYARNEWSEFLPTSYPCVPGHEIVGRVAKVGPKVTKFKAGDLAGVGCMVDADMAACPHCRAGNEQYSPTQLMTYGSPDDRQLGLPTYGGYSESIVVTEHFVLRIPGNLELAAVAPLLCAGITTYSPLRHWKVGPGKKVGVVGIGGLGHMGVKFARAFGAHVVVFTTSPGKKDDAVRLGAHEVVVSKDAAEMAKHAGTFDFILDCVSAEHDINAYLNLLKPEGNLTLVGAPEKPLPVAAFSLLMGRKSLSGSPIGSIRETQEMLDFCSEHGITADVEVIPIQKINEAYERLLKGDVKYRFSIDMASLKAE, encoded by the coding sequence ATGTCCCATCCCCGCACCTATTCCGCCAAGGCCTACTCCGCCGCCGACTCCAAATCCCCGCTGGCCTCCAGCCAAATTCCCCGCCGCGAGCCGGGCGATTTCGACGTGCAGATCGAAATCCTCTTCTGCGGCGTCTGCCACTCCGACCTCCACTACGCGCGCAACGAGTGGAGCGAATTCCTCCCCACCTCCTACCCCTGCGTGCCCGGCCACGAAATCGTGGGCCGCGTGGCCAAGGTGGGGCCGAAGGTCACCAAGTTCAAAGCGGGCGACCTGGCGGGCGTGGGCTGCATGGTGGACGCCGACATGGCGGCCTGTCCCCACTGCCGCGCCGGCAACGAGCAGTATTCCCCCACCCAGCTCATGACCTACGGCTCGCCGGACGACCGGCAGCTGGGGCTCCCCACCTACGGCGGCTACTCGGAAAGCATCGTGGTGACGGAACACTTCGTCCTGCGCATTCCCGGCAACCTGGAGCTGGCCGCCGTCGCCCCGCTGCTTTGCGCCGGCATCACCACCTACTCCCCGCTGCGGCACTGGAAAGTCGGCCCCGGCAAGAAAGTCGGCGTCGTCGGCATCGGCGGCCTGGGGCACATGGGCGTGAAATTCGCGCGGGCCTTCGGCGCGCACGTCGTCGTCTTCACCACCTCCCCCGGGAAAAAGGACGACGCCGTCCGCCTCGGCGCCCATGAAGTCGTCGTCTCCAAGGACGCCGCGGAAATGGCCAAGCACGCCGGCACCTTCGACTTCATCCTGGATTGCGTCTCCGCCGAGCACGACATCAACGCCTACCTCAACCTCCTCAAGCCGGAAGGGAACCTCACCCTGGTCGGCGCGCCGGAGAAGCCGCTCCCCGTGGCCGCGTTCTCCCTCCTCATGGGACGGAAAAGCCTTTCCGGCTCCCCCATCGGCAGCATCCGGGAAACCCAGGAGATGCTCGACTTCTGCAGCGAGCACGGCATCACGGCCGACGTGGAAGTGATCCCCATCCAAAAAATCAACGAAGCCTACGAGCGGCTGCTCAAAGGAGACGTGAAATACCGTTTTTCCATCGACATGGCCTCCTTGAAGGCGGAGTAA
- a CDS encoding cupin domain-containing protein gives MDIQRSGTPPSTQGPADWFTGTVRIDPLFPAQEPARTAGNSVTFEPGARTVWHTHPLGQTLIVTAGRGLAQRWGGPVEEIRPGDVVRFAPGEKHWHGASPATAMTHIAIQEQLDGKVVDWLEPVSDTQYPR, from the coding sequence ATGGACATCCAACGCAGCGGCACCCCGCCCTCCACGCAAGGCCCCGCCGATTGGTTCACCGGCACCGTCCGCATCGACCCGCTCTTTCCCGCGCAGGAGCCCGCCCGGACCGCGGGGAACAGCGTCACCTTCGAACCCGGCGCCCGCACCGTCTGGCACACCCATCCGCTGGGCCAGACGCTGATCGTCACCGCGGGCCGCGGCCTGGCCCAGCGCTGGGGCGGCCCCGTGGAGGAAATCCGGCCGGGAGACGTCGTTCGCTTCGCCCCCGGCGAAAAGCACTGGCACGGCGCATCCCCCGCCACGGCGATGACCCACATCGCCATCCAAGAGCAGCTCGACGGGAAAGTCGTCGACTGGCTCGAGCCGGTGAGCGACACGCAGTATCCGCGGTAA
- a CDS encoding UDP-glucose--hexose-1-phosphate uridylyltransferase, which translates to MNAPHRRFNPLTGDWVLVSPHRTQRPWQGKQESLPAPRPPYDPGCYLCPGNTRAGGHQNPAYEAPFVFDNDFAALLPQAAGEPQSDDLFRSEPAAGACRVVCFSPRHDLTLPEMEVDAIAAVVDVWAAQTAELGARYRWVQVFENKGEVMGCSNPHPHGQIWASDFLPNEAAKEERRQLRYLEDNGAPLLLDYAARETALGERVVVENADWLAVVPYWAVWPFEILLLPRRQVSRLTELAAAEKRNLAEILKRLLVRYDNLFETSFPYSMGWHGAPGTEPAPHWQLHAHFYPPLLRSASVKKFMVGYELLAESQRDLTPEEAARRLRELPEIHYKLR; encoded by the coding sequence ATGAACGCCCCCCACCGCCGCTTCAACCCGCTCACCGGAGACTGGGTCCTCGTCTCCCCCCACCGGACCCAGCGCCCCTGGCAGGGCAAGCAGGAAAGCCTCCCCGCTCCCCGCCCCCCCTACGACCCCGGCTGCTACCTCTGCCCAGGCAACACCCGCGCCGGCGGCCATCAGAACCCGGCCTACGAGGCCCCCTTCGTCTTCGACAACGACTTCGCCGCCCTCCTGCCCCAGGCCGCGGGCGAGCCCCAGAGCGACGACCTCTTCCGCAGCGAGCCGGCGGCGGGCGCCTGCCGCGTCGTCTGCTTCTCCCCCCGCCACGACCTGACCCTGCCGGAGATGGAAGTCGACGCCATCGCCGCCGTGGTCGACGTCTGGGCCGCCCAGACCGCCGAGCTGGGCGCCCGCTACCGCTGGGTCCAAGTCTTCGAGAACAAGGGCGAAGTCATGGGCTGCTCCAACCCTCACCCCCACGGCCAGATCTGGGCCAGCGACTTCCTGCCCAACGAGGCCGCGAAGGAAGAGCGCCGCCAGCTCCGCTACCTGGAAGACAACGGCGCCCCCCTCCTCCTCGACTACGCCGCGCGGGAAACCGCCCTGGGCGAGCGCGTCGTCGTGGAAAACGCCGACTGGCTCGCCGTCGTCCCCTATTGGGCCGTCTGGCCGTTCGAGATCCTCCTCCTCCCCCGCCGCCAGGTCTCCCGCCTGACAGAGCTGGCCGCCGCCGAAAAGCGGAACCTGGCCGAAATCCTCAAGCGCCTCCTCGTCCGCTACGACAACCTCTTCGAAACCTCCTTCCCCTACTCCATGGGCTGGCACGGCGCGCCGGGAACGGAGCCCGCCCCCCACTGGCAGCTCCACGCCCACTTCTACCCGCCGCTCCTCCGCTCCGCCTCCGTGAAAAAGTTCATGGTCGGCTACGAGCTGCTGGCGGAAAGCCAGCGCGACCTGACGCCGGAGGAAGCCGCCCGCCGCCTGCGGGAGCTGCCGGAAATCCACTACAAACTCCGATGA
- the galK gene encoding galactokinase, which produces MTLQAYAPGRAELLGNHTDYNEGLVLAIAVDRGVQVRGTVREDDAVLLRAEDLDRAFQTRLAALAPTAEEPWANYSLGVLAGFAEKGIPLRGVELSIGSTLPMGAGLSSSAALETATALFLQKAFDPERRLGRLDLARIGQQAEHAFVGVRCGLLDQISSGFGKAGHATFIDCRTLEVENIPLPEGFRFVVANSGVKHALVSSEYNTRRESCEAAAKALGVRALRDVSSARLAAGGLDPLTLRRARHVVTENERVAAAVGLLRRGDAEGFGALMFASHLSSRDDFENSCPELDLLVEAARAVPGCLGARLSGGGFGGATINLIQAGREEALIAALEKAVPGTRCLVTAAAEGAA; this is translated from the coding sequence ATGACCCTCCAAGCCTACGCCCCCGGCCGCGCCGAACTGCTGGGCAACCACACCGACTACAACGAGGGCCTCGTCCTCGCCATCGCCGTCGACCGCGGCGTGCAGGTGCGCGGCACCGTCCGGGAAGACGACGCCGTCCTCCTCCGCGCCGAGGACCTCGACCGCGCCTTCCAGACCCGCCTGGCCGCCCTGGCCCCCACCGCCGAGGAACCGTGGGCCAACTACTCCCTGGGCGTCCTCGCCGGCTTCGCCGAAAAAGGCATCCCCCTGCGGGGCGTCGAGCTTTCCATCGGCAGCACCCTGCCCATGGGCGCGGGCCTCAGCAGCAGCGCCGCCCTGGAAACCGCCACCGCCCTCTTCCTTCAAAAAGCCTTCGACCCGGAGCGGCGCCTCGGCCGCCTCGACCTCGCCCGCATCGGCCAGCAGGCGGAGCACGCCTTCGTCGGCGTCCGCTGCGGCCTCCTCGACCAGATCTCCTCCGGCTTCGGCAAAGCGGGCCACGCCACCTTCATCGACTGCCGCACCCTGGAAGTGGAAAACATCCCCCTGCCGGAGGGCTTTCGCTTCGTCGTCGCCAACTCCGGCGTGAAGCACGCCCTCGTCTCCAGCGAATACAACACGCGGCGCGAATCGTGCGAGGCCGCGGCCAAGGCCCTGGGCGTCCGCGCCCTGCGCGACGTCTCCTCCGCCCGGCTGGCCGCGGGCGGCCTCGACCCCCTCACCCTGCGCCGCGCCCGCCACGTCGTGACGGAAAACGAGCGCGTCGCCGCCGCCGTCGGCCTCCTCCGCCGGGGCGACGCGGAAGGCTTCGGCGCCCTCATGTTCGCCTCCCACCTCAGCTCCCGCGACGACTTCGAAAACTCCTGCCCGGAACTCGACCTCCTCGTCGAGGCCGCGCGGGCCGTCCCCGGCTGCCTCGGCGCCCGCCTGAGCGGCGGCGGCTTCGGCGGCGCCACCATCAACCTGATCCAGGCCGGCCGGGAAGAAGCCCTCATCGCCGCCCTGGAAAAAGCCGTCCCCGGCACCCGCTGCCTGGTGACCGCCGCGGCGGAAGGCGCGGCCTAA
- a CDS encoding RNA-binding protein: MKLYVGNISYQTTESDLRDLFAPYGNVNEVAVVMDRDTMRPRGFAFVTMGNAEAGQAAVTALNGKAVGGRNLTVNEARPMESRSRRF, encoded by the coding sequence ATGAAATTATACGTCGGAAATATCTCCTACCAGACCACGGAAAGCGACCTGCGCGACCTCTTCGCCCCCTACGGCAATGTCAACGAAGTCGCCGTGGTGATGGACCGGGACACGATGCGCCCCCGCGGCTTCGCTTTTGTCACCATGGGCAACGCCGAGGCCGGCCAGGCCGCGGTGACGGCTCTGAACGGCAAGGCCGTCGGCGGCCGCAACCTGACCGTGAACGAGGCCCGGCCGATGGAGTCCCGCTCGCGCCGGTTCTAA
- a CDS encoding ATP-binding protein: MTVSESIRTPPRLAALRESALMDSPVEEAFDRHTRLAAKLLQAPVSLIGFLDSGRIFFKSQKGLPAPYAERREAPLSQTFCRYVIHTGEPLIVGDARVHPLVKDDPAIAEFDSVAYLGFPLYGAGDQVLGSFCVIDSRPRSWTSEEIGIMRDLAASIATEIKLRAHTLQDARTQREITDNQSLVSSANTARGIAENANLAKSDFLANMSHELRTPINAIVGLAALLAENPTPEKARQLSGTLQISAGALLVLVNDLLDISKIESRAIQIESIPFQFTALIPQIISIMQVRTKEKGLELAVDYDGVAEKSFQGDPHRIRQIVLNLCSNAVKFTERGRIDIRFSQEPAEKAGQEIVVISVVDTGIGIEPAEIEKIFEKFTQANSSITRRFGGSGLGLAITRMLTEIMGGTIRVESTPGSGSAFTVRLPLAVLENSTQKEAPHPSLSTPIAFSAGQRPQILLVEDYAPAAYIESMYLDTWGFACTVVDNGKDAVRRATQESYLVILMDVQMAGWNGFEATRLIRAHEREAGKPHAHIIGVTAHAFAGDRERCLAAGMDDYLSKPFDPSALRAKLAALQAG, translated from the coding sequence ATGACCGTCTCCGAATCGATCCGCACCCCCCCGCGCCTGGCCGCCCTGCGGGAGTCCGCCCTGATGGATAGCCCCGTGGAGGAAGCGTTCGACCGCCATACCCGCCTGGCGGCGAAGCTGCTGCAAGCGCCCGTCTCCCTGATCGGTTTCCTCGACTCCGGCCGGATCTTTTTCAAGAGCCAGAAGGGGCTGCCCGCGCCCTACGCGGAACGGCGGGAAGCCCCGCTTTCCCAGACATTTTGCCGTTACGTGATCCATACCGGAGAGCCTCTCATCGTCGGAGACGCCCGCGTCCATCCCCTGGTGAAAGACGATCCTGCCATCGCCGAATTTGACTCCGTCGCCTACCTCGGCTTTCCCCTTTACGGCGCGGGCGACCAGGTCCTGGGCTCCTTCTGCGTGATCGACAGCCGTCCCCGTTCATGGACGTCGGAGGAGATCGGGATCATGAGGGACCTGGCCGCCTCCATCGCCACGGAGATCAAGCTGCGCGCCCATACCCTTCAGGACGCGCGGACGCAGAGGGAAATCACCGACAACCAATCGCTGGTGAGCAGCGCCAACACCGCCCGCGGCATCGCGGAAAACGCCAATCTGGCCAAGTCCGACTTCCTGGCGAACATGAGCCACGAGCTGCGCACCCCGATCAACGCGATCGTGGGACTGGCCGCGCTGCTCGCGGAAAATCCCACCCCGGAAAAGGCACGGCAGCTGTCCGGCACCCTCCAGATCAGCGCCGGCGCCCTCCTCGTCCTGGTCAACGACCTGCTGGACATCTCCAAGATCGAATCCCGCGCCATCCAGATCGAGAGCATCCCCTTTCAATTCACGGCCCTGATCCCGCAGATCATCAGCATCATGCAGGTGCGGACCAAGGAAAAGGGACTGGAACTGGCCGTCGATTACGACGGCGTCGCGGAAAAAAGCTTCCAGGGGGATCCACACCGCATCCGCCAGATCGTCCTCAACCTTTGCAGCAACGCGGTAAAATTCACCGAGCGGGGGCGGATCGACATCCGCTTCAGCCAGGAACCCGCAGAAAAAGCCGGGCAGGAGATCGTCGTCATCTCCGTCGTCGACACGGGCATCGGCATCGAACCCGCCGAAATCGAAAAGATCTTCGAGAAATTCACCCAGGCCAACTCCTCCATCACCCGCCGCTTCGGCGGCAGCGGCCTGGGCCTGGCGATCACCCGCATGCTGACGGAAATCATGGGCGGCACCATCCGGGTGGAAAGCACCCCGGGCAGCGGCTCCGCCTTCACGGTCCGCCTGCCCCTGGCGGTGCTGGAAAACTCCACGCAAAAGGAAGCTCCCCACCCCTCCCTCTCCACCCCCATCGCCTTCTCCGCCGGGCAGCGCCCGCAAATCCTCCTCGTCGAGGATTACGCCCCGGCCGCCTACATCGAGTCCATGTATTTGGACACCTGGGGATTCGCCTGCACCGTGGTCGACAACGGCAAGGACGCCGTGCGGCGCGCCACCCAGGAAAGTTACCTCGTCATCCTTATGGACGTGCAAATGGCGGGTTGGAACGGCTTCGAAGCCACCCGCCTCATCCGGGCGCACGAGCGGGAGGCGGGCAAGCCCCACGCGCACATCATCGGCGTCACCGCCCACGCCTTTGCCGGAGACCGGGAACGCTGCCTGGCGGCGGGCATGGACGACTATCTCTCCAAGCCCTTCGACCCCAGCGCCCTGCGGGCCAAGCTGGCCGCCCTGCAAGCCGGGTAA
- a CDS encoding FkbM family methyltransferase: MSLASLPPQHPLALLADALGANDGGAKLRGLLDREWAERFGRPDLIGFNRLLVDLGMRGLGILNYQDDAINGLEWFLKAWAVNAGAPAPTVVDVGGNEGDFVQVVLRARPDARLFSYEPAPRSFAKLQEVAAGRQNVTIRNIALGDQPGRLPLYDYDPSCNEKSTAHASLFPEVFSVHWKKPVTAVEVEIRTLDTVCAEEGIEHIDLLKIDTEGAELKVLQGAARLIAENRIKVVHFEFNRMNVIARSFFQDFAALLPRHSFGRLLPQGILALDPGDLFSTNFFEFQNLVALPKEPAA; this comes from the coding sequence ATGAGCCTAGCCTCCCTTCCTCCCCAGCATCCCCTAGCTCTCCTGGCCGACGCGCTTGGCGCGAATGACGGGGGGGCGAAGCTGCGAGGCCTTTTGGACCGGGAATGGGCTGAGCGTTTCGGCAGGCCCGATTTGATCGGGTTCAACCGCCTGTTGGTCGACCTCGGCATGCGCGGCTTGGGCATTCTCAATTACCAGGATGACGCGATCAACGGCCTGGAGTGGTTTCTGAAGGCCTGGGCGGTGAACGCCGGCGCGCCGGCCCCGACGGTTGTCGACGTGGGGGGCAACGAGGGGGATTTCGTCCAGGTTGTCCTGCGGGCCCGTCCCGACGCGCGCCTGTTCAGCTATGAGCCCGCTCCGCGCAGCTTTGCCAAGCTGCAGGAGGTTGCCGCCGGGCGGCAGAATGTCACGATCCGCAACATCGCCCTGGGGGATCAGCCGGGTCGCCTGCCCCTTTACGATTACGACCCGTCGTGCAACGAGAAGTCGACCGCGCACGCCTCTCTTTTTCCGGAGGTCTTTTCCGTGCACTGGAAAAAGCCCGTCACTGCCGTGGAGGTGGAGATCCGGACCCTCGACACGGTGTGCGCCGAGGAGGGCATCGAGCATATCGATCTGCTGAAGATCGACACGGAGGGCGCCGAGCTCAAGGTTTTGCAGGGCGCGGCGCGTTTGATAGCGGAGAACCGCATCAAGGTGGTTCACTTCGAGTTCAACCGGATGAATGTGATTGCCCGTTCTTTCTTCCAGGATTTCGCCGCCCTTCTCCCGCGCCATTCCTTTGGGCGTCTTTTGCCGCAGGGCATCCTGGCCCTCGATCCGGGCGATCTTTTCTCCACGAATTTCTTCGAGTTCCAGAATTTGGTGGCCTTGCCAAAGGAGCCGGCGGCCTAA
- a CDS encoding glycosyltransferase — MRIRLISTYGIACGVATYAENLSRSLVAAGAAVEVEPIDLASVRGRSAEAVGRYYESLAERCAGADVVHVQHEHAFFGSNRNIAVLGWLVRRLSRQRVAVTFHTVEQAGRSPWHKFYLPRHQANFGWQRLARQLNRRGPMAAAVVAHTAEGCARLGDLGFAPGRIFHVEHALGDFRPGTAAAAAVPEGRKREGIELCCFGFLKETKGILEVIEALALLPPRFRLTVAGGLHPEDAQPILDRMARKVARLAPGAPDLIDRITVTGFLSQEEKEAAFARADIFVNDYHGEFFSMSGALSNVIGRGRPVVCSAIPSFLEFQARHGGLTLVPPRSPMALALKLLELEGQLAHGEPALARLLAEQAATCRALAWDTIARRHLEEVYRCRR; from the coding sequence ATGAGAATCCGGCTCATCTCCACCTATGGGATCGCGTGCGGGGTGGCGACGTATGCGGAGAATCTCTCCCGGAGCCTCGTCGCGGCGGGGGCGGCGGTGGAGGTGGAGCCGATCGACTTGGCCTCGGTGCGGGGGCGGTCGGCGGAGGCGGTGGGGCGCTATTATGAATCCCTCGCGGAGCGGTGCGCTGGGGCCGATGTGGTCCACGTGCAGCATGAGCACGCGTTCTTCGGCTCGAACCGGAATATTGCGGTGTTGGGGTGGCTGGTCCGGCGGCTTTCGCGGCAGCGGGTGGCGGTGACGTTTCACACGGTGGAGCAGGCGGGGCGCTCGCCGTGGCATAAGTTTTACCTGCCGCGCCACCAGGCCAATTTCGGCTGGCAGCGGCTGGCGCGGCAACTGAACCGCCGGGGGCCGATGGCAGCGGCGGTGGTGGCGCATACGGCGGAGGGGTGCGCGCGGTTGGGGGATTTGGGGTTTGCGCCCGGGCGGATTTTTCACGTGGAGCATGCGTTGGGGGATTTCCGGCCCGGGACCGCTGCGGCGGCGGCCGTGCCGGAGGGGAGGAAGCGGGAGGGCATCGAACTCTGCTGCTTCGGCTTTCTGAAGGAAACGAAGGGGATTTTGGAGGTGATTGAGGCGCTGGCGCTTTTGCCGCCGCGGTTCCGGCTTACGGTGGCGGGCGGGCTCCATCCGGAGGACGCGCAGCCGATCCTGGACCGAATGGCGCGGAAGGTGGCGCGGCTGGCCCCGGGGGCGCCGGACCTGATTGACCGGATTACGGTGACGGGGTTTCTCTCCCAGGAGGAGAAGGAGGCGGCCTTTGCCCGGGCCGATATTTTTGTGAATGATTATCACGGGGAGTTTTTTTCGATGTCGGGGGCGCTTTCCAACGTGATCGGGCGGGGGAGGCCGGTGGTTTGCTCGGCGATTCCGTCGTTCCTGGAGTTCCAGGCGCGGCACGGGGGGCTGACGCTGGTGCCGCCGCGCTCGCCGATGGCGCTGGCGCTGAAGCTGCTGGAGCTGGAGGGGCAGCTGGCGCACGGGGAGCCGGCGCTCGCCCGCCTGCTGGCGGAGCAGGCGGCGACGTGCCGGGCGCTGGCCTGGGATACGATTGCCCGCCGCCACTTGGAGGAGGTTTACCGGTGCCGCCGTTAG
- a CDS encoding helix-turn-helix transcriptional regulator — protein sequence MDPRKQLGLNVARLRHLADMTQEELCEAAEIDRSYLQRIETGRMNPSFQVLYKIGKALHASWNELLFQIDLHPRPQSLREDSPTSRRRKR from the coding sequence GTGGATCCCCGCAAACAGCTCGGCCTCAACGTGGCGCGCCTCCGCCACCTCGCCGACATGACCCAGGAAGAGCTATGCGAAGCCGCCGAGATCGACCGCTCCTACCTCCAGCGCATCGAAACGGGGCGGATGAACCCCTCTTTCCAAGTCCTCTACAAGATCGGCAAAGCCCTCCACGCCTCCTGGAACGAGCTTTTGTTCCAGATCGACCTCCACCCCCGCCCCCAAAGCTTGCGGGAAGATTCACCCACCTCTCGCCGCCGCAAAAGATAG